The sequence TGGAGATTTGAACAAAGATTTGATGTATGAGAAAATTGACGAAATGAATACGCTTGCCAAAAAAACTAAATAATGTCAAAAGTTAAAACTTCCTTTTTTTGCCAAAATTGCGGTACTCAATATGCCAAATGGCAGGGACAATGCAACGCTTGCAAAGAATGGAATACTATTGCTGAAGAAATTATTCAGAAGCAGGAAAAAGTGGCTTGGAAAAGCGAACCAACTCCAACAAACAGAGCGCCACGACCTTTAAAAATAACCGAAATCGATTCGGCACAGGAAATCCGAATGGATACTACTGATGGCGAATTGAATCGTGTTCTTGGAGGCGGAATTGTTCCGGGATCGTTAACGCTTTTGGGTGGTGAACCAGGAATTGGAAAAAGCACACTTTTACTTCAAATCTCATTAAAATTACCATATAAAACATTGTATGTTTCTGGCGAGGAAAGTCAGAAACAAATAAAAATGCGCGCCGAAAGAATTACACCAAACAGTGATAACTGCTACATTCTGACGGAAACAAAAACGCAAAATATCTTCAAGCAAATTGAGGCAATTCAACCAGAAATTGTCATTATCGATTCGATTCAAACGTTACATACCGATTATATCGAATCGACAGCAGGAAGTATTTCTCAAATTAGAGAAACTACTGCCGAATTGATCAAATTTGCGAAAGAAACTAATATTCCCGTCATTTTAATCGGACATATTACCAAAGACGGAAATATCGCCGGACCAAAAATATTGGAACACATGGTCGACACGGTTCTTCAATTTGAAGGCGATAGAAATCATATTTACCGAATTCTTCG comes from Flavobacterium sp. KACC 22761 and encodes:
- the radA gene encoding DNA repair protein RadA: MSKVKTSFFCQNCGTQYAKWQGQCNACKEWNTIAEEIIQKQEKVAWKSEPTPTNRAPRPLKITEIDSAQEIRMDTTDGELNRVLGGGIVPGSLTLLGGEPGIGKSTLLLQISLKLPYKTLYVSGEESQKQIKMRAERITPNSDNCYILTETKTQNIFKQIEAIQPEIVIIDSIQTLHTDYIESTAGSISQIRETTAELIKFAKETNIPVILIGHITKDGNIAGPKILEHMVDTVLQFEGDRNHIYRILRSLKNRFGSTSELGIYEMLGSGLREVSNPSEILISHKDEELSGTAIATTLEGMRPLMIEIQSLVSTAVYGTPQRSTTGYNAKRLNMILAVLEKRAGFRLGAKDVFLNVTGGISVDDPAIDLAVVAAILSSNEDIPVGKGFCFAGEVGLSGEIRPVNRVDQRIQEAEKLGFDTIFVSKYNKIALKNTGIKIELVAKIEDVASILFG